The Mycobacterium paragordonae genome includes a region encoding these proteins:
- a CDS encoding TetR/AcrR family transcriptional regulator, translating into MTSPGEEPAWKQRAVERSIKTAKLRAAQRVQRFLDAAQAIIIEKGSTDFTVQEVVDRSRQSLRSFYLQFDGKHELLLALFEDALSRSADQIRAATESHTDALERLKVAVELLYEASRPDPTARRPLFTDFAPRLLVTHPAEVKVAHAPLLALLTELMEAAYEAGKLRAGVNPKRMAAMTMQTVMFIAQSSGGSDDATVHPISADEVWDFCSRGFAGG; encoded by the coding sequence GTGACCAGCCCGGGCGAAGAGCCGGCTTGGAAACAGCGGGCCGTCGAGCGATCCATCAAGACCGCGAAACTGCGTGCGGCGCAACGCGTCCAGCGCTTCCTGGATGCCGCGCAGGCCATCATCATCGAAAAGGGCAGCACGGACTTCACCGTGCAGGAGGTCGTCGACCGGTCCCGCCAGTCGCTGCGCAGCTTCTACCTGCAGTTCGATGGCAAGCACGAATTGCTGCTGGCCCTGTTCGAGGACGCGCTGAGCCGGTCGGCCGATCAGATCAGGGCCGCCACGGAAAGCCACACCGACGCGCTCGAGCGGCTCAAGGTGGCGGTGGAACTGCTGTACGAGGCTTCCCGCCCGGACCCGACGGCCCGGCGACCGTTGTTCACCGACTTTGCGCCCCGGTTGCTGGTTACGCATCCCGCTGAGGTCAAGGTGGCCCATGCGCCGCTGCTGGCTTTGCTCACCGAGCTGATGGAAGCCGCCTACGAAGCGGGCAAGCTGCGCGCCGGCGTCAACCCGAAGCGGATGGCCGCCATGACCATGCAGACGGTGATGTTCATCGCACAGTCCAGCGGCGGCTCCGACGACGCGACGGTGCACCCGATCAGCGCCGACGAGGTGTGGGACTTCTGCTCACGCGGATTCGCAGGCGGCTAG